The Spirosoma oryzicola region GTGCAGCAAAAAAACCTTTTGCAAAAGACGCCGATAGCGGCTTTCGATGCCCTGTTGGACAAAGGAGATGCTGATACGCGTCCGCTTCGGCCAACGCTATACGACCTGCTGGCGCACCGAGCCATTTCCTTTTTTGAGAATACAGAGCCTGATCTGCTGAAGCCGATTTTTAAATTCGAGTTGAATCAGCCTGACTACTTCGCCAATGCCGATGCGTTTGCGAAGCTGACTATTCAGAGTCGTGATTCATTATCGGGCCGTTATCAGGCCCTGCGTTTGTACCAGCACTTACTGGCGTTCCACCTGACAGACGCAAACCCAATCGCGCTGGCCGATGCTGACGCCTTGCGGTTGGCCTTCGTCTATCAGCATAGCGTTGTACCCAATAAAGATTCGCTGTACCGCCAAACGCTCGATCAACAAATCGTTCGTTACAAGAATCAACCAGCAGAGGCCATCTATGGCTACCAGCTCGCACAATTTTTAGTGAACCAGGGACAATCGGTCCGTCCGTTAGACGATACTGATTCCGCCGACGACTCAACTAACGAAAGCCCTTACCGTTGGAACAAAAAACAAGCCGCGGATATCTGCCGGGACCTCATCAAGCGCTTTCCAGCAACGACTTCTAGTCAGCAGGCAAGCGTACTACTAAACCGGCTTTTACAGTCTTCTTTTTCACTACAGGTAGAACAGGTAAACGCACCCGAGCAAGCTTTCCGAGCCCTTGTGAGCTACCAAAACGCTTCTAAAATCACCTATCGGATTGTGCGGCTGAGCGTTACAGAACTCGAAACAAGTCGTATCAATATGGGTGAAGACAGCCAGCAAAAGAAATACACTGCCTGGTTAAAACGTCCTGTTGTTGCTGAGAAATCCGTGATGCTACCCGACGACGGCGATCTGAACCAACATACCGTTGAAATTCCATTGGCGGGCTTACCAACCGGCCAATACGCGGTACTAGCGACCTCCGCTGATAAGTTCAGCGAGAAAACAGAATCGGTTCAGTACACCGTTTTTTCCGTTTCCAAACTCAGCTACTTACTACAACCTATATACAGCGGAGGCTCTCGCCAGCAAGTCATAGTCACCAATCGACTGACGGGTGCGCCATTGCCGAACGTAGCCGTTACCGTAGTGGAAATCGAAAGACAGAAGGCTACCGGTAGCCTACAATCCCGCCGAACGGATGCAAATGGGATCGCTTCATTCGACAAAGCAGAAATGCCCGTTCAGAACGCTTTCGCTCATCAGCTTACAGACGGATCGGACACGTTGTTTTCGGATCGCCAGTACCATAATCGGTTTACGAACGAGCAAGCTCCAGCCCAATCGCAAACGTACACAAAGCTGTTTACCGACCGGGCTATTTACCGGCCAGGGCAGTTGATTTACGTGAAAGGACTGGTCTACGAAGGCAAACCAAACCAATACGGGGTCATTTCAAACCGGGAGGTTGCCATTGAGCTCATCGATCAAAATGGCGAACGGGTTTCGAAACAAACGCTGAAAACAAACGAGTTTGGTACGTTTGCGTGTAGCTTCACGGCCCCCGTGGGTAAACTGTCCGGCCAGATGTCGATTCAGACTGCTTTTGGCTCGGCTAGTATTCGCGTTGAGGAATATAAGCGGCCCACGTTCGAGGTTAAGATCGATCCAATTAAGCAACCCTTCAAACTAGGCCAGACCGTCACGCTGACGGCGGACGCAAAAACATTTTCCGGAGCGGTCGTTGATGGCGCTGCCGTTCGCTATCGGGTTGTGCGGAAACTACAGCAACGTTGGCTGTGGTACGCCCGAATTGGTGGTCCACGCAATGAGAACCAAACCGAGATTGCCAACGGTACTGCTCAAACCGACGCAAACGGCAACGTAGCAATCACGTTCGACGCTACTCCCGACCGTGAAAAGTCCCGTCAGGATAATCCGGTTTTCGAGTTCGACGTTACCATCGACGTTACGGACCGGGCGGGCGAGACGCGCAGCGCAACGCAAACGCTTCGCATCGGCTATACCGCTTTGCAAGCCGAATTGACGGTTCCGGAACAGGTAGAAAAAGACAAGCCAGTGACGGTTCCCGTTAAAATCACCAACCAAGCCGGGCAAACTGTAGCCGCGAAGGGCCAGCTGACGATTTACAAACTACAGTCGCCAACGAAGTTTCTCCGCAACCGGCTTTGGAATCGTCCGGATCGGCAGTTGTTGAGCCGAGCCGAGTTTGAACGGTTGTTTCCCAATGACCTGTATAGTAACGAAAATGATCCACGCTCTTGGAAAAAGGGCCCCGCTGTGCAACAACAGGCAATCACGACACCAACGGATTCACTCGTCAAACTCAATCTGGCTAATTTTACTGCCGGGGAGTATGTAGCCGAACTGACCGTTACTGATTCGGCTGGCGAGGCCACAAAAGATCGATCCTTCTTCACCGTTATCGATGAAAAAAATCCGGTTGCCTCCGTACGGCCAGAGGGCTGGTTGCAGGTGCGGAAAGCGACGGCGATACCGGGCGAAGAAGCTGTTTTCTGGGTGGGCACAGACCAAAGCTGGGTACGCATGATCGTCGAGCAGGACCATGCTGTCGTCCGAGAAGAATGGATTAAAACAGAGAGAGGTCCCCGACGGGTTGCTTTACCCGTAACGGAACAACAGCGCGGTGGATTTGCCGTACACTTCACCATGATACAAAACGGTCGGCTGTACCAGAAGTCGCAGGTAATTGCGGTTCCGTTTACCAACAAGCAGTTGACAATCGAAACACAAACGTTTCGTAACAAACTCAAACCCGGCCAACAGGAGGAATGGACGCTAAAAATTAACGGACTTGACAACGTACCTGCCGAACTGGTAGCTACGCTATACGACGCATCCCTGGATGCATTTGCCCCGCTGGAATGGCCAACGTCGTTTTATCAACCTTACTTTCCTGTGTTTTACGGCTGGCAATCGGGTGCGTTTAGCATACAGTACAGTAACGGCCTGCGCTATCCTTCTCGTCTATTGGTGGATGACGTTATCAGGCATTACGATCAGCTAAGCTGGCTGGGTTACCAGTTCTCACCCAGCGGCAATCGTCCGTTCGTGCGTGTAACACCCGCTGAGTCAGAAATTATTCGAGCAACGGTTCGTCGAGTGGGTAAAGTCATTAGTGGTACCGTAAAATTCAAAGCGGGATCGGGCGTTCCGGGTGTCAACGTGTTGATAAAAGGGACGACTACCGGAGCCGTTACGGACGAAAAAGGCCAGTTCTCTATTTCAACCGATTCAGCCAGCCAAGACGTAACGCTGGTGTTTTCCACGGTTGGTTATGTAACGAACGAAGTAATCCTCAAGCAAAAAGCGGTATCATTCCAGATGAAGCCCGACGC contains the following coding sequences:
- a CDS encoding alpha-2-macroglobulin family protein, with product MNPILTLFFVFVALAASAQKNLNTPANPPDYARDWKRADSLAAKGLPKSALSIANRIYKEAKTTRNYPQLAKAAMHRMIFRSYSDEDAYVELVQSIEADIRDTPEPSKSVLGSVLADVYWQYFQQNRYKFYNRTPISQPTSKRGKQGSVSVTTTKIADTTADFRTWDAQRLVGAVTQLYLASVQQKNLLQKTPIAAFDALLDKGDADTRPLRPTLYDLLAHRAISFFENTEPDLLKPIFKFELNQPDYFANADAFAKLTIQSRDSLSGRYQALRLYQHLLAFHLTDANPIALADADALRLAFVYQHSVVPNKDSLYRQTLDQQIVRYKNQPAEAIYGYQLAQFLVNQGQSVRPLDDTDSADDSTNESPYRWNKKQAADICRDLIKRFPATTSSQQASVLLNRLLQSSFSLQVEQVNAPEQAFRALVSYQNASKITYRIVRLSVTELETSRINMGEDSQQKKYTAWLKRPVVAEKSVMLPDDGDLNQHTVEIPLAGLPTGQYAVLATSADKFSEKTESVQYTVFSVSKLSYLLQPIYSGGSRQQVIVTNRLTGAPLPNVAVTVVEIERQKATGSLQSRRTDANGIASFDKAEMPVQNAFAHQLTDGSDTLFSDRQYHNRFTNEQAPAQSQTYTKLFTDRAIYRPGQLIYVKGLVYEGKPNQYGVISNREVAIELIDQNGERVSKQTLKTNEFGTFACSFTAPVGKLSGQMSIQTAFGSASIRVEEYKRPTFEVKIDPIKQPFKLGQTVTLTADAKTFSGAVVDGAAVRYRVVRKLQQRWLWYARIGGPRNENQTEIANGTAQTDANGNVAITFDATPDREKSRQDNPVFEFDVTIDVTDRAGETRSATQTLRIGYTALQAELTVPEQVEKDKPVTVPVKITNQAGQTVAAKGQLTIYKLQSPTKFLRNRLWNRPDRQLLSRAEFERLFPNDLYSNENDPRSWKKGPAVQQQAITTPTDSLVKLNLANFTAGEYVAELTVTDSAGEATKDRSFFTVIDEKNPVASVRPEGWLQVRKATAIPGEEAVFWVGTDQSWVRMIVEQDHAVVREEWIKTERGPRRVALPVTEQQRGGFAVHFTMIQNGRLYQKSQVIAVPFTNKQLTIETQTFRNKLKPGQQEEWTLKINGLDNVPAELVATLYDASLDAFAPLEWPTSFYQPYFPVFYGWQSGAFSIQYSNGLRYPSRLLVDDVIRHYDQLSWLGYQFSPSGNRPFVRVTPAESEIIRATVRRVGKVISGTVKFKAGSGVPGVNVLIKGTTTGAVTDEKGQFSISTDSASQDVTLVFSTVGYVTNEVILKQKAVSFQMKPDARSLNEVAVVGYGRTLARKGMVAGAPAEAIFDAAAPASAELKRSDFSQSAVSEPTTKAEPINPRRNFNETAFFIPQVKTDEQGKVVLKFTMPEALTRWRLLAFAHTKDLKTGTLEREIITQKELMITANAPRFFREGDTIRVTARINNLTDKPMSVLASLNLSDALTGEPITQQLMRTSPQTSFSVAAGQGQAVGWTLIVPKGLETVTCRLTAQSGSFTDGEEFTVPVMPNRMLVTDTQPFWVNGSETKEFKLKALTNLNPELPVQHERLTVEVTSNPSWYALQALPYLMEYSYECAEQLFSRLYANSLAVHIVNSKPSFKQVIAEWQKNPPKNPLQANEELRSIALENSPWLADARSEAARQAQLGQLFDQNRMTTDQEQTLEKLRQLQTSEGGFRWFGGMEPSLSMTLHVLGGFGHLQKLGVRFPEALQSELNEMQVNAVRYVDAEMKRLVEEQKKTKANLSWDFSAAQYLYARSFYMDKPVDKALLTYLKQRVADNWLKQSLQGQALSAMALHRFGDTQTADNILRSLLERTRHSDELGTYWPDNKSGMFWYQTPIETQAYLIEAFDEIKQDRTLVDTMKRWLLRQKQTQSWSSTKATTEAVYALLLRGTDWLDTKPGTQVSLGGQPIENRVTKTEAITGYQKVTYAAAEIKPEMGIIQITKKAAGPAWGALYWQHFEPLDRVMPGSAGLSVQKTLYVQHDSPTGPIIDPVTPQTSLKPGDLIKVRLILKTDRAMEYVHLKDGRASGFEPTAALSGYKYQNGLGYYESPRDASTDFFLSYVPVGTHVFEYDLRVAQTGDFSAGVATVQCFYAPEFSAHSAGERVKVKP